A region of Pontiella agarivorans DNA encodes the following proteins:
- a CDS encoding OmpH family outer membrane protein, which yields MNKLFSLFFLTLFLLLGSARAADEIAFVDLQEVFRQFYKTQLAQDQMRQQADDIKLERDEIEDEVKVLKEEIDVLRADSRDKTLPEDVRQNKRDQLEEKLVELQRKEQDMTDFEKLRREQMEQQNTRMTKKLFDEIHEVLIQHAKAKGYTAVIDRSAQSRIGTEMILYTSPKVDITADLLAVLNEGREPTKSERAAFSAEPKVGE from the coding sequence ATGAATAAGCTGTTTTCTCTGTTTTTTCTCACTCTGTTTCTGTTGCTCGGCAGTGCCCGTGCTGCGGACGAAATTGCTTTTGTAGATCTGCAGGAGGTATTCAGACAGTTCTATAAAACACAGTTGGCGCAGGACCAGATGCGGCAGCAGGCCGATGACATTAAACTGGAGCGCGATGAAATCGAGGACGAGGTCAAGGTGCTTAAAGAAGAGATTGATGTGTTGCGTGCTGATTCGCGCGATAAGACCTTGCCGGAGGATGTGCGACAGAATAAACGGGATCAGCTGGAGGAAAAGCTGGTTGAGCTGCAGCGCAAGGAGCAGGATATGACTGATTTCGAAAAACTGCGCAGGGAGCAGATGGAGCAGCAGAATACGCGGATGACCAAAAAGCTGTTCGATGAGATTCATGAGGTGCTCATTCAGCACGCCAAAGCTAAGGGTTACACCGCTGTGATAGATCGCTCTGCGCAGAGCCGGATCGGTACGGAGATGATTCTTTACACAAGCCCGAAGGTTGATATTACAGCCGATTTGCTGGCGGTTCTGAACGAAGGCCGGGAGCCTACGAAAAGTGAACGGGCTGCCTTTTCCGCTGAGCCTAAGGTGGGGGAATAA
- the lpxD gene encoding UDP-3-O-(3-hydroxymyristoyl)glucosamine N-acyltransferase, which produces MKLSDIAERVGGVLEGNGDLEITAVAGLREAARGDISFLANPKYAAQVAGTHASAVIVPQDWDRAGKCALIRVENSDQAFAQVAEFFYEPVPLSPPAVHPTAVVAEGAKLGEGVSIGAHVVIDDGVVVGDGTVIEPQCFIGYKTVIGSNCHFYPQVSTREFTEIGNNVIVHNGTVIGSDGFGYAVQEDGSRTKIPQIGKVVIEDDVEIGANVTIDRARFGKTRIGKGTKIDNLVQIAHNVVVGEHSVMCGQVGVSGSSIIGSKVILAGQAGLAGHLEVGDGAIVGAQSGVMRDVPAKDFVIGSPAMNHLQAKKVIAGTVTLPKLKEKVKKLEAEVAKLSAAKTV; this is translated from the coding sequence ATGAAGCTTTCAGATATTGCTGAGCGTGTGGGCGGAGTGCTCGAAGGGAATGGAGATCTGGAGATTACTGCCGTGGCCGGTTTGCGAGAGGCTGCGCGGGGCGATATCAGTTTTCTGGCGAATCCGAAATATGCGGCTCAGGTTGCCGGGACCCATGCTTCTGCCGTCATTGTTCCGCAGGATTGGGATCGCGCGGGAAAATGTGCGTTGATACGTGTGGAGAATTCGGATCAGGCGTTTGCTCAGGTTGCGGAGTTTTTCTACGAACCCGTCCCGCTGTCCCCGCCGGCTGTACATCCGACCGCCGTCGTTGCGGAGGGTGCAAAACTGGGAGAGGGTGTTTCAATCGGAGCGCATGTGGTCATTGATGATGGCGTAGTGGTTGGTGACGGTACGGTCATCGAACCACAGTGTTTTATTGGGTATAAAACGGTGATTGGCAGCAACTGTCATTTTTATCCGCAGGTTTCCACGCGTGAATTTACAGAGATAGGAAACAACGTGATCGTTCATAACGGCACAGTGATTGGTTCAGACGGATTCGGCTATGCCGTGCAGGAAGATGGGTCGCGCACTAAAATTCCTCAGATTGGAAAAGTGGTGATCGAGGACGATGTCGAGATCGGGGCGAATGTGACGATCGACCGGGCGCGTTTTGGAAAAACCCGGATCGGAAAGGGCACGAAAATCGATAATCTTGTTCAGATTGCCCATAACGTGGTGGTCGGCGAGCATTCGGTAATGTGCGGTCAGGTCGGTGTTTCCGGAAGTTCCATTATCGGGTCGAAGGTGATTCTCGCCGGACAGGCCGGGCTGGCGGGGCACCTTGAAGTGGGCGATGGTGCCATTGTCGGAGCCCAATCGGGGGTGATGCGTGATGTTCCTGCCAAAGATTTTGTGATCGGTTCGCCTGCCATGAATCACCTGCAGGCGAAAAAGGTGATAGCGGGCACGGTGACGCTTCCGAAACTGAAGGAAAAAGTGAAAAAGCTCGAAGCCGAAGTGGCTAAGCTTTCCGCCGCCAAAACCGTTTAG
- a CDS encoding glutamine synthetase III, with protein sequence MSNNIEAFGDLVFGLPVMEARLSEPTFESLKKTIDSGTALDPSIADEVAEAMKEWAMEKGATHYTHWFQPLTGSTAEKHDSFIFPDFKGGVVTQFSGDELIQGEPDASSFPSGGLRATFEARGYTGWDPSSPAFIKYDSCGATTLTIPTVFCGYNGEALDKKTPLLRSMKVLSEQTVRLGKLFGIDCGDAMAKATLGSEQEYFLIDADLYAQRPDLIRTGRTLFGKPASKHQQLDDHYFGAIKHRVAAFMADLDKALWESGVLAKTRHNEVCPAQFEIAPVFETLNVSVDRNMITMETLKVTAEKHGFECLLHEKPFAGVNGSGKHNNWALAGPDGKNWLSPGDNPHENAKFMTIVVALLKAVDTHADLLRVSVASAGNDHRLGANEAPPAVVSVFLGDQLTDIIEQIEAGGAKESKDGGHIELGVDMLPKLPRGNTDRNRTSPFAFVGNRFEFRAVGSNQSPAGANVVLNTIVAEAFDYICTEIEAGLEKGGEFNAVLQKVLAGVIKEHKRILYNGDGYTDEWIKEATEERGLPNLVTTADALPVLQTQKAKDLFAKYNVLSNEELESRYNIYAENYDTLIEIEAATAADIAKTLLIPAAVMAINEYASVPAVAGLTDEMSSLTEKAVAGVKALEAAEGPAAQIEAMGALRETIDALEAIVPAELWPLPSYDELLEV encoded by the coding sequence ATGAGTAATAATATCGAAGCATTCGGTGATCTGGTATTCGGTCTGCCTGTAATGGAAGCCCGACTTTCGGAGCCGACCTTTGAATCGCTGAAAAAAACGATCGATTCCGGCACCGCACTGGATCCATCCATTGCGGATGAAGTGGCCGAAGCCATGAAGGAATGGGCGATGGAAAAGGGGGCGACCCACTACACACATTGGTTCCAGCCGCTGACCGGCTCTACAGCCGAAAAACATGATTCGTTCATTTTTCCTGACTTCAAAGGCGGTGTGGTTACTCAATTCAGCGGAGATGAACTTATTCAGGGCGAGCCCGATGCCTCTTCTTTCCCGTCCGGCGGCCTGCGTGCAACCTTCGAAGCCCGTGGTTACACCGGCTGGGATCCCTCCAGCCCGGCGTTCATTAAATATGATTCCTGCGGTGCCACGACGCTGACCATCCCGACTGTATTCTGCGGCTATAACGGTGAAGCGCTCGACAAAAAGACCCCGTTGCTGCGTTCGATGAAAGTTCTGTCCGAACAAACCGTACGTCTCGGCAAGCTCTTTGGTATCGACTGCGGCGACGCCATGGCCAAAGCGACCCTCGGTTCCGAGCAGGAATATTTTCTGATCGATGCCGATCTTTACGCCCAGCGTCCGGACCTGATCCGTACCGGCCGTACGCTCTTCGGTAAGCCGGCATCCAAACACCAGCAGCTCGACGACCACTATTTCGGTGCCATCAAACACCGCGTTGCGGCCTTTATGGCGGACCTCGATAAAGCGCTTTGGGAATCCGGTGTTTTGGCGAAAACCCGCCATAACGAGGTGTGCCCGGCGCAGTTCGAGATTGCTCCGGTTTTCGAAACACTTAATGTTTCCGTGGACCGTAATATGATTACCATGGAAACACTGAAGGTCACCGCTGAGAAGCACGGCTTCGAATGTCTGTTGCACGAAAAACCGTTTGCAGGTGTGAACGGTTCCGGTAAACACAATAACTGGGCCCTTGCCGGTCCGGACGGAAAGAACTGGCTGTCTCCGGGAGACAATCCGCACGAAAATGCCAAGTTCATGACCATCGTTGTGGCGTTGCTGAAAGCGGTTGATACGCATGCGGATCTACTTCGCGTATCGGTTGCATCGGCCGGAAATGATCACCGTCTGGGAGCCAACGAAGCTCCTCCGGCGGTTGTTTCTGTATTCCTGGGCGACCAGCTGACGGATATTATCGAACAGATCGAAGCCGGCGGTGCTAAAGAATCCAAGGATGGAGGACATATTGAACTCGGCGTCGATATGCTGCCGAAACTTCCCCGCGGAAACACCGATCGTAACCGTACCTCCCCGTTTGCATTTGTGGGTAACCGCTTCGAGTTCCGTGCGGTGGGCTCCAATCAGAGCCCGGCCGGAGCGAACGTTGTGCTCAACACGATTGTTGCTGAAGCATTCGACTACATCTGCACGGAAATTGAAGCCGGTCTTGAAAAAGGCGGTGAATTCAATGCGGTACTGCAGAAAGTGCTGGCTGGTGTGATCAAAGAGCACAAACGCATTCTTTATAATGGCGACGGTTACACCGATGAGTGGATCAAGGAAGCCACTGAAGAGCGCGGTTTGCCGAATCTGGTGACCACCGCGGATGCTCTGCCGGTGTTGCAGACGCAGAAAGCCAAAGATCTGTTTGCCAAGTATAATGTACTGAGCAATGAAGAGCTTGAGTCCCGCTACAACATTTATGCAGAGAACTATGACACTCTGATTGAGATCGAAGCGGCAACCGCTGCGGACATTGCTAAAACCCTGCTGATTCCGGCGGCGGTTATGGCGATCAACGAATATGCCTCCGTTCCGGCGGTGGCTGGCCTGACGGATGAAATGTCTTCGCTGACCGAAAAAGCGGTTGCCGGTGTGAAAGCACTGGAAGCGGCTGAAGGTCCGGCTGCGCAGATCGAAGCCATGGGTGCACTTCGTGAAACGATCGATGCGCTCGAAGCCATTGTTCCGGCAGAGCTTTGGCCGCTGCCGAGCTATGACGAGCTGCTCGAAGTCTAA
- a CDS encoding Hsp20/alpha crystallin family protein, whose amino-acid sequence MYWNDPRAWSPFDELRSLQREMNRLFDGVDRGDAMSRFPALNVWGNEDQVVVTAELPGLNPDEIDISVVDNQLTIKGERKADKPADDAVCHRCERDTGHFVRTVRLPYSVENDRVSAKYENGVLCVYMPRHEASKPKRIEIKAS is encoded by the coding sequence ATGTATTGGAATGATCCCAGAGCATGGAGCCCGTTTGATGAGCTCCGTTCCCTCCAACGGGAAATGAACCGTCTGTTTGACGGTGTTGACAGAGGGGATGCCATGTCCCGCTTCCCGGCACTGAATGTGTGGGGTAATGAAGATCAGGTGGTTGTGACCGCAGAACTTCCCGGACTGAATCCGGACGAAATTGATATCAGTGTGGTTGATAATCAGCTGACAATTAAGGGTGAACGCAAAGCCGACAAGCCGGCGGATGATGCGGTATGTCATCGCTGTGAACGCGATACGGGCCATTTTGTCCGCACAGTACGTCTGCCGTACAGCGTTGAAAACGACCGGGTTTCGGCAAAATATGAAAATGGAGTGCTTTGCGTTTATATGCCGCGGCATGAAGCCAGTAAGCCGAAACGTATTGAAATTAAAGCATCCTGA
- a CDS encoding Hsp20/alpha crystallin family protein, protein MKDSKEKTIQKKDRVARQEREYLPASDIYETDDAVIIRFDVPGVTQEEVDIRLDSTELTVSAPQHPVNLEGMDLIIGEYDTGTFRRKFTVPQLIDRDQIKAHLRNGVLNLELPKVEKAKPRKIEITT, encoded by the coding sequence ATGAAAGATTCCAAAGAAAAAACTATTCAGAAAAAAGATCGCGTGGCCCGGCAGGAGCGGGAATATCTGCCGGCATCGGATATTTATGAAACGGACGATGCCGTCATTATCCGTTTCGATGTGCCCGGTGTGACTCAGGAAGAAGTCGATATTCGGCTGGATAGCACGGAACTTACGGTTTCTGCGCCGCAACACCCGGTTAATCTCGAAGGAATGGATCTGATTATCGGGGAATACGACACCGGAACATTCCGGAGGAAGTTCACTGTCCCGCAGCTTATCGACCGGGATCAAATCAAAGCGCATTTGCGCAACGGGGTACTCAACCTTGAACTCCCTAAGGTGGAAAAGGCAAAACCCCGTAAAATTGAAATTACAACATAG